In a genomic window of Streptomyces noursei ATCC 11455:
- a CDS encoding LysR family transcriptional regulator, whose protein sequence is MDSRYLRAFVAVVEHGGISAAAQELGYAQSSVSAQLKRLEAELDATVLVRAGTGATLTDAGRRLLPHAREALELDERMRRAARGERPRLRIGAQESLAHAWMPEVLAALEYGAAGPGTSTEVELTVGSRERLQRAFGAGEVDVVFQYDNGRRAVGPHAVVGHDRTVLVAGPGHPLARQERVTPEHLLDCPFLVAERGCTCEMLVDHLGRDLLAGAHTATVTGSLSALLRLTAHGQGVSLLPALAVARELEQGDLVTLRLVEPLRPVSIIAQWHPRLGLAERPLRALLDLARRADPLAGQGSRAEVS, encoded by the coding sequence GTGGACTCCCGCTACCTTCGCGCCTTCGTCGCCGTCGTCGAGCACGGCGGAATCTCCGCTGCCGCCCAGGAGTTGGGCTACGCCCAGTCCAGCGTGAGCGCCCAGCTCAAGCGCCTGGAGGCGGAGCTGGACGCGACGGTCCTGGTGCGGGCCGGTACGGGCGCCACACTCACCGACGCCGGCCGGCGCCTGCTGCCGCACGCCCGCGAGGCGCTGGAACTGGACGAGCGGATGCGCCGGGCCGCCCGCGGCGAACGCCCCCGACTGCGCATCGGCGCCCAGGAGTCGCTGGCGCACGCCTGGATGCCGGAGGTACTGGCGGCCCTGGAGTACGGCGCGGCCGGGCCGGGCACCAGCACCGAGGTCGAGCTGACGGTCGGCAGCCGCGAACGGCTGCAACGGGCCTTCGGCGCGGGCGAAGTGGACGTGGTGTTCCAGTACGACAACGGGCGGCGGGCGGTCGGCCCGCACGCCGTCGTCGGCCATGACCGCACGGTCCTGGTGGCGGGGCCCGGCCACCCGCTGGCCCGGCAGGAGCGGGTGACGCCGGAGCACCTCCTGGACTGCCCGTTCCTCGTCGCCGAGCGGGGCTGCACCTGCGAGATGCTGGTGGACCACCTGGGCCGGGACCTGCTCGCCGGGGCGCACACCGCGACGGTCACCGGCTCGCTGTCCGCGCTGCTCCGGCTGACCGCCCACGGCCAGGGCGTCTCGCTGCTGCCGGCGCTGGCGGTCGCCCGGGAGCTGGAACAGGGCGACCTGGTCACCCTCCGGCTCGTCGAGCCGCTCCGCCCGGTCAGCATCATCGCCCAGTGGCACCCCCGCCTCGGCCTCGCCGAACGGCCCCTGCGGGCCCTCCTCGACCTGGCCCGGCGGGCCGACCCGCTGGCCGGGCAGGGGAGCCGGGCCGAGGTGTCCTGA
- a CDS encoding DUF5324 family protein — protein MTRKDSVRAATHTAKDSVRHAAEVVAPYAGTAKDAAVHYSHEARTRLAPKVAEAAQQARSQYDAHLQPRIEHARGALPPKVDAVATRAAVRTRQAARQAADYTAPRLENAMVTARAAAEPVREEALARGAVALAALRGEVTAAEVEKLHRKQCRRAACGKAARRLALLGLVVAGAVAAWKWWDKQANPDWLVEPPAPTEVGDRGHLSAVDGSQGTSLDPEVQAKQAESDSDERRGGSTA, from the coding sequence GTGACCCGCAAGGACAGCGTGCGCGCCGCGACCCACACAGCCAAGGACAGCGTGCGGCACGCAGCGGAGGTGGTGGCTCCCTATGCCGGTACGGCCAAGGACGCCGCCGTCCACTACTCGCACGAGGCACGCACCCGGCTGGCTCCCAAGGTCGCCGAGGCGGCCCAGCAGGCCCGGTCCCAGTACGACGCCCACCTGCAGCCCCGGATCGAGCACGCCCGCGGCGCACTGCCGCCCAAGGTGGACGCGGTGGCGACCCGGGCCGCCGTCCGCACCCGTCAGGCGGCCCGCCAGGCCGCCGACTACACCGCCCCGCGTCTGGAGAACGCGATGGTCACCGCGCGGGCGGCGGCCGAGCCGGTGCGCGAGGAGGCGCTGGCCCGGGGTGCCGTGGCGCTGGCCGCGCTCCGCGGGGAGGTGACGGCGGCGGAGGTCGAGAAGCTGCACAGGAAGCAGTGCCGCCGGGCGGCCTGCGGCAAGGCCGCCCGGCGGCTGGCCCTGCTGGGCCTGGTGGTGGCCGGTGCGGTCGCCGCCTGGAAGTGGTGGGACAAACAGGCCAACCCGGACTGGCTGGTCGAGCCGCCGGCGCCCACCGAGGTCGGCGACCGCGGCCACCTGAGCGCCGTGGACGGCAGTCAGGGCACCTCACTCGACCCCGAGGTCCAGGCCAAGCAGGCCGAGTCCGACTCCGACGAACGGCGTGGCGGCAGCACCGCCTGA
- a CDS encoding peptidylprolyl isomerase yields the protein MAEQLYATLKTNQGDIELRLLPNHAPKTVKNFVELANGEREWTDPNTGQKTTARLYDGTVFHRVISGFMLQGGDPLGNGTGGPGYKFADEFHPDLAFNKPYLLAMANAGPGTNGSQFFITVAPTAWLTGKHTIFGEVTNEASKKVVDAIAETQTNPRTDRPVQDVVIESVVIETR from the coding sequence GTGGCTGAGCAGCTCTACGCCACCCTGAAGACGAACCAGGGCGACATCGAACTCCGGCTTCTGCCGAACCACGCCCCCAAGACGGTCAAGAACTTCGTCGAGCTCGCCAACGGCGAGCGGGAGTGGACCGACCCGAACACCGGTCAGAAGACCACCGCCCGTCTCTACGACGGCACCGTCTTCCACCGCGTGATCAGCGGCTTCATGCTGCAGGGCGGTGACCCGCTGGGCAACGGCACCGGCGGCCCCGGCTACAAGTTCGCCGACGAGTTCCACCCCGACCTGGCGTTCAACAAGCCGTACCTGCTGGCCATGGCCAACGCCGGCCCGGGCACCAACGGCTCGCAGTTCTTCATCACCGTGGCCCCGACGGCCTGGCTGACCGGCAAGCACACCATCTTCGGCGAGGTCACCAACGAGGCCAGCAAGAAGGTCGTCGACGCCATCGCCGAGACCCAGACCAACCCGCGCACCGACCGTCCCGTGCAGGACGTCGTCATCGAGTCGGTGGTGATCGAGACCCGCTGA
- a CDS encoding rhomboid family intramembrane serine protease produces MDQPGSPQEPQQAHGHDGLPGCHRHPDRPTGIRCTRCERPICPECMISASVGFQCPECVRTGGGSGPAPQASAPRTIAGGTLTADPRLITKILLGLNVAVFIAVLVAQQAGTDLVNRLDLIGLAIDPSRYQLVGVAHGEWYRLLTAVFLHQQIAHIAFNLLSLWWLGPPLEAALGRLRFTALYLLSGLGGSALSFLMAAQNQPSLGASGAIFGLLGATAVLMRRLRYDMKPVLILLALNLAFTFLWPNIAWQAHVGGLVVGAAVAFGMVHAPRDRRTLVHVGTCVVALLAIVAVVWVRALQLVG; encoded by the coding sequence ATGGACCAGCCAGGCAGCCCGCAGGAGCCGCAGCAGGCGCACGGCCACGACGGCCTGCCCGGCTGCCACCGCCACCCGGACCGCCCGACCGGCATCCGCTGCACCCGCTGCGAGCGGCCGATCTGCCCCGAGTGCATGATCAGCGCGTCGGTCGGCTTCCAGTGCCCGGAGTGTGTCCGCACCGGCGGCGGCAGCGGCCCGGCGCCGCAGGCCAGCGCGCCGCGCACGATAGCGGGCGGCACCCTCACCGCCGACCCCCGGCTGATCACCAAGATCCTCCTGGGCCTGAACGTCGCCGTCTTCATCGCGGTGCTCGTGGCCCAACAGGCCGGTACGGACCTGGTCAACCGGCTCGACCTGATCGGCCTGGCCATCGACCCCAGCCGCTATCAGCTGGTCGGCGTCGCCCACGGCGAGTGGTACCGCCTGCTGACCGCGGTCTTCCTGCACCAGCAGATCGCCCACATCGCCTTCAACCTGCTGTCGCTGTGGTGGCTGGGCCCGCCGCTGGAGGCCGCCCTCGGCCGGCTCCGCTTCACCGCGCTCTACCTGCTCTCCGGCCTGGGCGGCAGCGCCCTGTCCTTCCTCATGGCGGCCCAGAACCAGCCCTCGCTGGGGGCGTCCGGCGCGATCTTCGGGCTGTTGGGCGCCACCGCCGTGCTGATGCGGCGGCTGCGGTACGACATGAAGCCGGTCCTGATCCTGCTCGCCCTCAACCTGGCCTTCACGTTCCTGTGGCCGAACATCGCCTGGCAGGCGCACGTCGGCGGACTGGTCGTGGGCGCCGCGGTGGCGTTCGGGATGGTGCACGCGCCGCGGGACCGCCGGACGCTGGTGCACGTCGGGACGTGCGTGGTCGCCCTGCTCGCGATCGTCGCGGTGGTGTGGGTACGGGCCCTTCAGCTGGTGGGTTGA
- the crgA gene encoding cell division protein CrgA, translating to MPKSRIRKKDDFTPPPAKTTSLKMNSGRGWVAPLMLAMFVIGLAWIVLFYVSEGDLPIKAMGNWNIVCGFGFIAVGFGVSTQWK from the coding sequence GTGCCGAAGTCACGGATCCGCAAGAAGGACGACTTCACGCCGCCGCCGGCGAAGACCACCAGCCTGAAGATGAATTCAGGTCGTGGCTGGGTCGCGCCGCTGATGTTGGCGATGTTCGTGATCGGGCTCGCCTGGATCGTGCTGTTCTACGTCTCCGAGGGCGATCTGCCGATCAAGGCGATGGGCAACTGGAACATCGTGTGCGGCTTCGGCTTCATCGCGGTGGGCTTCGGCGTCTCCACGCAGTGGAAGTAG
- a CDS encoding DUF881 domain-containing protein, with protein sequence MSTSAGSPGRPPRPRLRPVRLLTLLVFALAGLMFWLSFDTARGTNLRSDDSMLRLSDLIQERSHKNGAQDERNAGLRAEVDALARRDTSPSATGEAMLKGLEQSAGTKPLSGQGLTVTLTDAPPNATAKIPGIPEPQPNDLVIHQQDLQAVVNALWNGGAKGIKVMDQRLISTSAVRCVGNTLILQGRVYSPPYKITAVGDREALNQALTASPAIQNYLQYVNAYGLGWKVDQHEAVTLPGYSGTVDLHYAQPVKP encoded by the coding sequence TTGAGCACTTCCGCCGGCTCCCCCGGGCGCCCTCCACGTCCCCGGCTGCGGCCCGTCCGACTCCTCACCCTCCTCGTCTTCGCGCTCGCCGGCCTGATGTTCTGGCTGAGCTTCGACACCGCCCGCGGCACCAACCTCCGCTCGGACGACTCGATGCTGCGGCTGTCCGACCTCATCCAGGAACGCAGCCACAAGAACGGCGCCCAGGACGAGCGCAACGCCGGCCTGCGCGCCGAGGTCGACGCCCTCGCCCGCCGCGACACCAGCCCCTCCGCCACGGGAGAGGCCATGCTCAAGGGCCTGGAGCAGAGCGCCGGCACCAAGCCGCTGTCCGGCCAGGGCCTGACCGTCACCCTCACCGACGCCCCGCCGAACGCCACCGCCAAGATCCCCGGCATCCCCGAACCCCAGCCCAACGACCTGGTCATCCACCAACAGGACCTCCAGGCCGTGGTCAACGCCCTGTGGAACGGCGGCGCCAAGGGCATCAAGGTCATGGACCAGCGGCTGATCTCCACCAGCGCGGTCCGCTGCGTCGGCAACACCCTGATCCTCCAGGGCCGGGTCTACTCCCCGCCCTACAAGATCACCGCGGTCGGCGACCGGGAGGCTCTCAACCAGGCGCTGACCGCGTCCCCCGCCATCCAGAACTACCTCCAGTACGTCAACGCCTACGGGCTCGGCTGGAAAGTCGACCAGCACGAGGCGGTGACTCTTCCCGGCTACTCCGGCACAGTGGATCTCCACTACGCACAGCCTGTGAAGCCGTAG
- a CDS encoding class E sortase, which yields MTTRWIVRTASEICLTAGTLIVLFVVYLLYWTGVRADSAMDSEIGRLQDQWSTGPVAAGAPAPTPTAPPRRYEPGRSFAVMYIPRFGPDWAKPVLEGTGTGVLQRGLGHYDRTARLGATGNFAVAGHRRTYGDPFKDFPRLRPGDAVVLTDGTTWFTYRIDNQPYTTLPTDIGVIDPVPRKSGFTGPGRYLTLTTCEPEWGHSHRLIAWAHLDSTQPVTQGRPSALTG from the coding sequence ATGACGACGCGCTGGATCGTACGGACGGCCAGCGAAATCTGCCTCACCGCCGGCACACTGATCGTCCTCTTCGTCGTCTACCTCCTCTACTGGACCGGCGTCCGGGCGGACAGCGCGATGGACAGCGAGATCGGCCGGCTCCAGGACCAGTGGTCCACCGGCCCGGTCGCCGCCGGCGCCCCCGCCCCCACACCCACCGCCCCGCCCCGCCGCTACGAGCCCGGCCGCTCCTTCGCCGTCATGTACATCCCCCGCTTCGGGCCGGACTGGGCCAAGCCCGTCCTGGAAGGCACCGGAACCGGCGTCCTCCAACGCGGCCTGGGCCACTACGACCGCACCGCCCGGCTCGGCGCCACCGGCAACTTCGCCGTGGCCGGCCACCGCCGCACCTACGGCGACCCCTTCAAGGACTTCCCCCGGCTGCGCCCCGGGGACGCCGTGGTCCTCACCGACGGCACCACCTGGTTCACGTACCGCATCGACAACCAGCCCTACACGACGCTGCCCACCGACATCGGCGTCATCGACCCGGTGCCGCGGAAGTCCGGCTTCACCGGCCCCGGCCGCTATCTCACCCTCACCACCTGCGAACCGGAGTGGGGCCACAGCCACCGGCTGATCGCCTGGGCACACCTCGATTCCACCCAACCCGTCACACAAGGAAGGCCATCGGCTTTGACCGGCTGA
- a CDS encoding aminodeoxychorismate/anthranilate synthase component II — translation MTARILVVDNYDSFVFNLVQYLYQLGAECEVLRNDEVAPRHAQDGFDGVLLSPGPGTPEQAGVCVDMVRHCADTGVPVFGVCLGLQSMAVAYGGVVDRAPELLHGKTSPVLHEGAGVFAGLPSPFTATRYHSLAVEPDTVPDELAVTAWTEADDAPGGRIIMGLRHRELPVEGVQFHPESVLTEWGHRMLANWLVECGDKEAVERSAGLAPVVGKAGA, via the coding sequence ATGACCGCACGGATTCTCGTCGTCGACAACTACGACAGCTTCGTCTTCAACCTCGTCCAGTACCTCTACCAGCTCGGTGCCGAATGCGAGGTACTGCGCAACGACGAGGTCGCCCCGCGCCACGCCCAGGACGGCTTCGACGGCGTGCTGCTGTCCCCGGGACCCGGTACCCCCGAGCAGGCCGGCGTCTGTGTCGACATGGTCCGGCACTGCGCCGACACCGGCGTCCCGGTGTTCGGCGTCTGCCTGGGCCTGCAGTCGATGGCCGTCGCCTACGGCGGAGTGGTGGACCGCGCCCCCGAACTGCTGCACGGCAAGACCTCGCCCGTCCTCCACGAAGGCGCCGGCGTCTTCGCCGGACTGCCCTCGCCCTTCACCGCCACCCGCTACCACTCCCTGGCCGTCGAACCGGACACCGTCCCCGACGAACTGGCCGTCACCGCCTGGACGGAGGCCGACGACGCCCCCGGCGGCCGGATCATCATGGGGCTGCGGCACCGTGAACTCCCCGTGGAGGGCGTGCAGTTCCACCCCGAGTCGGTACTGACGGAATGGGGACACCGGATGCTGGCCAACTGGCTGGTGGAGTGCGGCGACAAGGAAGCAGTGGAGCGTTCGGCGGGGCTTGCCCCGGTGGTCGGCAAGGCCGGCGCGTGA